Part of the Lolium rigidum isolate FL_2022 chromosome 6, APGP_CSIRO_Lrig_0.1, whole genome shotgun sequence genome, AATAAATATGTGGTAAATTGACAAGAAATGAATATCATATGTTAAATATACTACACTAGATATAATGTTACGTGTTACTAGCTACAACATATTACCGATAAAAATATATTAATTTATATGTAAATACAAGCATATAACGGGGTATAGCGCGGAACGGGGATGGACAGATATTCTTATCCCCATTCCCAATTTAGAAAGAAATAGCGACGAATTGAAATTCTCCATACATGTCCCTTAGTATAGTAGATGAATTTTCCACGGGTTTGCGGTGAAATGGGCCCATTGCCATCTATACATGTCACTCTTTGCAATTTTGATTCATGTGATGGGTTCGAGCTTTGACTTTCCGCCATTGGAGCTAATAATTACGAAATAGTCACCGTCAGAAAATCCAACCAATTTTAGAGAGCACAATAAACAAGGTGCAAAGTAGTCTAATGAGAAATCGGATGGAAATTTTCCCCACCACAATTTCATGGGAGAATCTGTGTGGGCACTGTTTGGCGATCAAACGGATAATGCCAAACGTGGAAACAGTAGCCTAATGTGAAGTGCTGATAAGTTGATGATCTtaaccattcatttctttattatCCAGTAATAATATTGTGTAGTTGCATATTTTCGAATTATCTGTAACTTCAGATTTAGAAAGTACGTCCAGCCGAACGATTGAACATTTCAATATATCTAAAGGTGCACACTGTTTTTTGTGCAACTCTAAGTTTAACAACCTAGTAAGATAGTGTTTTTGTTGtttaatttagaaaaaaaatGGCAAATGCGTACTATTTTAATCCACCTTCTGATTGAGTACGCACCATACAAAGACCGTTCAAGCCACACATGGTCCGGCCGATCGCGCGCTTCTATAAATGGCGCCCAACCTCGAGCATCGGAGCCAACTCGGCCGTAGGCATCAGTCACACATACTCACTCCCTCACTAATCTGCTCGTACGGTCGTACTGTCCTACAATACAGGGCAGAGAAAGCTGCCAAGGGTCGTCGTCGATGGACGCGGAGGCCAGCGCCGGTGTCGCCGTAGCTGCAGCACCACAGAGCAAGGCGTGGGAGTGGGAGGGGCGGGTGGTgtcggcggtgccggcggcgacggcggacgaGGCGTGGGCGCTCCTGTCGGACTTCCTGGCGTTCCACCGGTGGCACCCGCGCGTGCCGATATGCCGTTTGGCATCGGGCGCCGCTGCGCCGGCCGCCGGGTGCATGCGCTACTGCGAGGGCACCCCGCCCGGCGACGGGACGCCGGCCGACTGGGCGCACGAGACGCTCCTCGAGCACGACCAGGCGCGCCGCTTCTTCCGCTACGAGATGAACGACAACAACATGGGCTTCGGCGCCTTCTTCGCCGCCTTCCGTGTCGTCCCCGCCCCGGCGCCGGCCGCCGGGTGCGAGCTGCGGTGGGAGTTCCAGTGCGAGCCCGTGCGCGGCACGCCCAAGGAGGCGCTGGTGGCGCGCCTTCAGGCCGGGCTCGACGGCATGGCGGCGCGTGTGCGCGAGCACGTCCtgtccgcgcgcgccgccgcccccagcgTGGCGGCCGGGTTGGAGGCCGCCGATGAGCTCAGGCTGGACAACTCTATCGCCGTCTGAGCTTTGTGAACGCTTTGGACGTACTCACGTCACTAGTACACGTGTACCAGTGTACCACGTACTGACGTACGTATGATGTATGTTCCGGCTGTGATCGTCTTGTTTCTTCTCGCGCGCGGCACTACGTTATCCGGTGGTACTTTCTTCCTCTCTTGTTGTGTTCTGGGCCTTGCCGACTTGCCATCATCATGTATGTATGTACGTACCTACCGTTTACTAATACGGAAGGACTCCTGTACTGTACGTACCCGGTATAAACGTACGATACCGTAATGTATGGAAGTCATCAAATGTCCAGTTTTTTTTTACCAAGTACATTTGCATTGCATATCTGTCATGAAAAAGTTTAGATGGGTAATCTTTGCCCTTTACCTGTTcttatatactacctctgtccgtgTCCATAAATAGATATTTTAGACTATGTCTTTGGCAACTCTAAGACATCTACTTATGGACGGAGGGCGTACAAAGAGTCACCTCATTTAAAATTTTCATCTCACCAGTTTAAAATGGAAAATGAACGATGTGGGTTTGAAATATTTGTAGAATTACAATCTATAAGTTATGCCCTAATAGTGTTTTTTTTAGCATTTTGTCTTTCAATTCCCTATCTAGATTGAATGgatttaaaataattatttatttCACAAATAAAAATGTGCATCCAAAATTTCCAAATAATATTTTTATTATAAGGAAAATTCTTATATTTTGTATAGTATACCCAAAGCAATAATCTAAGTTTGAACCTCACCGATCAATGTCGAGAATGAGGGATGTGCGTTCCAATTTTTTGTAGAATTGTAATCTCATTAATGCTCCAAAATATTTATCATGTTAAATCTCttgagttcatgttctagatttaatTAAATTTTATGCAATCCAAATGCATAATAAGTTCACCTTTTCTCTTCACAAAATCACAAATCCCTAGAATAACACTCTATAGTAGGTTACATATTAAAATTCTATACCCAAGGTAACATTCTACATTTACAgcaaacattttaaaattttgtgGTTAATGTGGATCTTTAAAATTGAGACCCAAAGATGCAAAATTCATATATGTGTACGGCCTCGAAACATATAGCATGACATTCTACCCTAGCGTAGGCTTTTGTTAAATTAATAGCTGCATAGAATTATATATGGTATTGTGATCAATAAAGTTAAAGTTCAAAACCCTGCCAACTTACTATTTTAACTAAAACAACTACGCTTACATACATCAAAATTCAATACACATAAACAACTTATCCCACATGTTGCAATCATGGTCACATGTAGGGAAAGCTTGGTGAAGCTGTGAAGGAGGCAATGCATGATGTGCGATGTCGCGAGAGGCGACATGCGACTGTAGTGGTGCACAGATCAATCAATGATGCACATATAGCAGAGGTAAGACTCGTTAGGTTTAATTAAGGAGGATGTAAAAGAGTCGGCATTGCTTGGCTGAGATCAGAAGCCGCAAGAATACACATGATTTGTATGCAAAAGACATATCTAGGATGTAGAAATG contains:
- the LOC124658892 gene encoding lachrymatory-factor synthase-like is translated as MDAEASAGVAVAAAPQSKAWEWEGRVVSAVPAATADEAWALLSDFLAFHRWHPRVPICRLASGAAAPAAGCMRYCEGTPPGDGTPADWAHETLLEHDQARRFFRYEMNDNNMGFGAFFAAFRVVPAPAPAAGCELRWEFQCEPVRGTPKEALVARLQAGLDGMAARVREHVLSARAAAPSVAAGLEAADELRLDNSIAV